One stretch of Croceibacterium atlanticum DNA includes these proteins:
- a CDS encoding secondary thiamine-phosphate synthase enzyme YjbQ, giving the protein MRQEQTSFGVSSGGATLVEITDEIDNWLRGTGIVTGLVTIFCRHTSASLTINENAAPAVRRDLLRWLDKAVPKGSHYEHDDEGPDDMPAHIKSMLTGNSLTVPVSGGRMALGTWQGIYLVEHRSMSHRRNIVVHIIGE; this is encoded by the coding sequence ATGAGACAGGAACAAACCAGCTTCGGCGTATCGAGCGGAGGGGCCACCCTCGTTGAAATTACCGACGAGATCGACAACTGGCTGCGCGGCACAGGCATCGTCACCGGGCTGGTGACGATTTTCTGCCGCCACACTTCGGCATCGCTGACGATCAACGAAAATGCGGCCCCTGCCGTGCGGCGCGATTTGCTGCGGTGGCTGGACAAGGCTGTGCCCAAAGGCAGCCATTACGAACATGACGATGAAGGGCCGGACGATATGCCCGCCCACATCAAGTCGATGCTGACCGGCAACAGCCTGACCGTTCCGGTATCGGGCGGGCGCATGGCGCTGGGCACCTGGCAGGGCATTTATCTGGTGGAACATCGCAGCATGTCCCACCGCCGCAATATCGTGGTGCACATAATCGGGGAGTAA
- a CDS encoding transglutaminase-like domain-containing protein, whose product MQIEIESSFSFTAEASTDMLLQFEAAAIPEQQILSCETRMDPAEHIARVAAQDNIGERIWLRCQGEFNVHYSARIGLQRMQAGLDDLGRLDPHNLPAETVQYLFDSRYCAATRFQSFVEAEFGGKTGGRRVLAMRDWITRKIRYQPGTSDSNTTALDSFVERRGICRDYAHLMVSFARASEIPARYVSVYAPEVDPADFHAVAEVFLQDPDIPGGGAWYIVDATRMAGPDDAVKIGVGRDAADVSFMTVFGPTQFGNQQVSVRRRG is encoded by the coding sequence ATGCAGATCGAGATCGAGAGCAGTTTTTCCTTCACCGCCGAAGCCAGCACCGACATGCTGCTGCAATTCGAGGCGGCGGCTATTCCGGAACAGCAAATCCTGTCCTGCGAGACGCGGATGGATCCGGCGGAGCATATCGCCCGCGTCGCCGCACAGGACAATATCGGGGAACGGATCTGGCTGCGTTGCCAGGGGGAGTTCAACGTCCATTATTCCGCCCGGATCGGCCTGCAACGGATGCAGGCGGGGCTGGACGATCTTGGCCGGCTGGACCCGCACAACCTCCCGGCGGAAACCGTGCAATATCTGTTCGATTCACGATATTGCGCGGCAACCCGGTTCCAATCCTTCGTGGAGGCCGAATTCGGCGGCAAGACGGGCGGCCGGCGCGTGCTGGCCATGCGCGACTGGATCACGCGCAAGATCCGCTATCAGCCCGGCACGAGCGACAGCAACACCACCGCGCTGGACAGTTTCGTGGAACGGCGCGGCATCTGCCGCGACTATGCACATCTGATGGTGTCCTTCGCCCGGGCATCGGAAATTCCCGCCCGATATGTCAGCGTCTATGCGCCAGAGGTCGATCCGGCCGATTTTCACGCTGTGGCAGAAGTATTTCTGCAAGATCCGGATATTCCTGGCGGCGGAGCATGGTATATTGTCGATGCAACACGCATGGCAGGGCCGGATGATGCGGTGAAGATCGGGGTCGGGCGCGATGCGGCCGATGTCAGCTTCATGACTGTGTTCGGCCCGACGCAATTCGGCAACCAGCAGGTATCGGTCCGCAGGCGCGGCTGA
- the zwf gene encoding glucose-6-phosphate dehydrogenase, with amino-acid sequence MSSTANTLLLFGATGDLAQRMLLPSLCALHSDGLLEPDMRIVGTARSEMTDSEFRNFARGALEKFMPANRRGGTADFLNRLSYQQLDVKDPAGFSALAEKVGGPGGQLAIFLSTAPSLFETTIKGLQTAGLTGEGSRISLEKPLGVDLASSCEINDAVAEAFPESRIFRIDHYLGKETVQNLIALRFANVMFEPLWNSSYIEHVQITVGETVGLESRVDFYDEAGALRDMVQNHMLQLLALVAMEPPTSFDASAVRDEKVKVLRALRPIGPGESVTGQYRGGAVGGAIVPGYDEELGRGSNTETFVALKAHVDNWRWKGVPFYLRTGKRMPRRVTEIVVQFRPIPHSIFNGTRTVPNRLVIGIQPEENITLSLMAKVPGLDREGMSLRSVPLEISMPDAFTGQHRRIAYERLLLDLIECDQTLFVRRDEVEAQWNWIDAIRGEWKKEGLTPKSYTAGSWGPSAAIALTERDGVSWHE; translated from the coding sequence ATGAGTTCAACAGCCAACACTTTGCTGCTGTTCGGCGCGACCGGGGATCTTGCCCAGCGCATGCTGCTTCCCTCGCTCTGCGCCCTTCATTCTGACGGCCTGCTGGAACCCGATATGCGGATCGTGGGAACCGCGCGTTCGGAAATGACGGACAGCGAATTCCGCAATTTCGCGCGCGGGGCGCTGGAAAAATTCATGCCCGCCAATCGCCGCGGCGGCACGGCGGATTTCCTCAACCGCCTGAGTTATCAGCAATTGGACGTGAAGGATCCGGCCGGATTTTCCGCCCTGGCGGAAAAGGTCGGCGGCCCCGGCGGGCAATTAGCCATCTTCCTGTCCACCGCGCCCAGCCTGTTTGAAACCACTATCAAGGGCCTGCAAACAGCCGGGCTGACAGGCGAAGGTTCGCGCATCAGCCTGGAAAAGCCGCTGGGCGTGGATCTGGCATCCAGCTGCGAAATCAACGATGCCGTGGCGGAAGCTTTTCCCGAAAGCCGGATTTTCCGTATCGATCATTATCTGGGCAAGGAAACCGTCCAGAATCTGATCGCCTTGCGCTTCGCCAATGTGATGTTCGAGCCGCTATGGAATTCCTCCTATATCGAACATGTGCAGATCACCGTTGGCGAAACGGTGGGCCTGGAAAGCCGCGTCGATTTCTATGACGAAGCGGGCGCCCTGCGCGACATGGTGCAGAACCACATGCTGCAATTGCTGGCGCTGGTGGCGATGGAACCGCCCACCAGTTTCGATGCCAGCGCCGTGCGCGATGAAAAGGTGAAGGTCCTGCGCGCGTTGCGCCCGATCGGGCCGGGCGAAAGCGTGACCGGCCAGTATCGCGGGGGCGCCGTGGGCGGCGCGATCGTGCCCGGTTATGACGAAGAACTGGGCCGTGGAAGCAATACCGAAACCTTCGTGGCGCTGAAGGCCCATGTCGACAACTGGCGCTGGAAGGGCGTGCCCTTCTATCTGCGCACGGGCAAACGAATGCCCCGGCGCGTGACCGAAATCGTCGTGCAGTTCCGCCCGATCCCGCATTCCATCTTCAACGGCACGCGGACCGTGCCCAACCGCCTGGTTATCGGCATCCAGCCGGAAGAAAACATCACCCTGTCGCTGATGGCCAAGGTTCCGGGGCTGGACCGCGAAGGGATGAGCCTGCGCTCCGTCCCGCTGGAAATTTCCATGCCCGATGCCTTTACCGGCCAGCACCGCCGCATCGCTTATGAAAGGCTGCTGCTGGACCTGATCGAATGCGACCAGACATTGTTCGTCCGCCGGGACGAGGTGGAGGCGCAATGGAACTGGATCGACGCGATCCGTGGCGAATGGAAGAAGGAGGGGCTGACCCCGAAAAGCTATACCGCCGGCAGCTGGGGGCCGAGCGCGGCCATCGCCCTGACCGAGCGGGACGGGGTAAGCTGGCATGAGTAA
- the edd gene encoding phosphogluconate dehydratase codes for MSKLHPVIERVTDRVIERSRPGRRAYLELMEIEGERHRDRNTALPCSNLAHGFAAAGEDAESIATRRGPNIGIISAYNDTISAHQPYGAYPPQMKIYAREVGATAQVAGATPAMCDGVTQGADGMELSLFSRDVIALAASVGLSHAMYDSVAMLGICDKIVPGLLIGGLRYGWLPTIFIPSGPMPSGIANKEKQKVRQLYAEGKATRAELLESESKSYHSPGTCTFYGTANSNQMMMEMMGLHMPGAAFVTPDSGLRKQLTRAAVHRLAAITRDGDDYRPLAHCVDEKAIINAAIGLLATGGSTNHAIHIPAFARAAGVQIDWGDIAEMSKVVPLLCRVYPNGSGDVNHFHAAGGMGFVIRELLDAGLAHRDIMTVGGGDLSAYAQEPWLDGEKVAWRDVGPSGDAEMLRPASEPFQSEGGMRLVEGNLGRACFKTSAVQPERWTIEAPCRVFDDQAQVAKAFAAGELDKDVIVVVRFQGPRANGMPELHKLTPPLGVLQDRGYKVALVTDGRMSGASGKVPAAIHVSPEALGDSGGNWGPLAYLRDGDIVRLSAEDGTLSTTADLSSRQPAAAPKPAQGMGRELFGMFRANADEAEKGGSAMLAMAGL; via the coding sequence ATGAGTAAACTGCATCCAGTCATCGAACGCGTGACCGACCGGGTGATCGAACGATCACGCCCCGGCCGCAGGGCCTATCTGGAACTGATGGAGATAGAGGGCGAACGGCATCGGGACCGTAACACCGCCCTGCCCTGCTCCAATCTTGCGCACGGCTTCGCCGCGGCGGGTGAGGATGCGGAAAGCATCGCCACGAGGCGGGGGCCGAATATCGGCATCATCAGCGCCTATAACGATACGATTTCCGCCCATCAGCCTTATGGCGCCTACCCGCCGCAGATGAAGATCTATGCCCGCGAAGTGGGCGCCACGGCGCAGGTGGCGGGCGCAACACCCGCCATGTGCGACGGGGTGACGCAGGGCGCGGATGGCATGGAACTGAGCCTGTTCAGCCGCGATGTCATCGCGCTGGCGGCATCCGTCGGCCTCAGCCACGCCATGTATGACAGCGTGGCCATGCTGGGCATTTGCGACAAGATCGTGCCCGGCCTGCTCATCGGCGGGCTGCGTTATGGCTGGCTGCCCACGATCTTCATCCCCAGCGGCCCGATGCCCAGCGGCATCGCCAACAAGGAAAAGCAGAAGGTCCGCCAGCTTTACGCCGAAGGCAAGGCGACCCGCGCCGAATTGCTGGAGAGCGAGAGCAAGAGCTATCATTCGCCCGGCACCTGTACCTTCTACGGTACGGCCAATTCCAACCAGATGATGATGGAGATGATGGGCCTGCATATGCCGGGCGCCGCCTTCGTCACGCCGGACAGCGGGCTGCGCAAGCAATTGACCCGCGCCGCGGTCCACCGGCTGGCCGCCATCACGCGGGATGGCGATGATTATCGCCCGCTGGCCCATTGCGTGGATGAAAAGGCCATCATCAATGCGGCCATCGGCCTGCTGGCAACCGGCGGATCGACCAATCACGCGATCCATATTCCCGCTTTCGCCCGTGCCGCGGGCGTGCAGATCGACTGGGGCGATATTGCGGAAATGAGCAAGGTCGTACCTCTGCTCTGCCGCGTCTATCCCAATGGATCGGGCGATGTGAACCATTTCCACGCCGCTGGCGGCATGGGCTTCGTGATCCGCGAATTGCTCGATGCCGGACTTGCCCATCGCGATATCATGACTGTCGGCGGCGGTGATCTGTCTGCCTATGCGCAGGAACCCTGGCTGGATGGCGAAAAGGTCGCGTGGCGCGATGTCGGGCCGTCGGGCGACGCGGAAATGCTACGTCCGGCCAGCGAACCGTTCCAGAGCGAAGGCGGGATGCGGCTGGTCGAAGGCAATCTCGGCCGCGCCTGTTTCAAGACCAGCGCGGTCCAGCCCGAACGCTGGACGATCGAGGCGCCATGCCGCGTCTTTGACGATCAGGCGCAGGTGGCAAAGGCCTTCGCCGCCGGAGAGCTGGACAAGGACGTGATCGTGGTCGTGCGCTTTCAGGGCCCGCGCGCCAACGGCATGCCCGAATTGCACAAGCTGACCCCACCGCTGGGCGTATTGCAGGATCGCGGATACAAGGTCGCGCTGGTCACAGACGGGCGCATGTCGGGCGCCAGCGGGAAGGTTCCGGCAGCCATCCATGTCAGCCCCGAGGCGCTGGGCGACAGCGGCGGCAATTGGGGCCCGCTGGCCTATCTGCGCGATGGCGACATCGTGCGCCTTTCGGCCGAGGATGGCACGCTTTCCACCACCGCCGACCTATCCTCGCGCCAACCGGCAGCAGCGCCCAAGCCGGCACAGGGCATGGGCCGCGAATTATTCGGCATGTTCCGCGCCAATGCGGACGAAGCGGAGAAAGGTGGTTCGGCAATGCTTGCGATGGCTGGCCTGTGA
- the glk gene encoding glucokinase: MTDLVALDIGGTHARFALASVTSDGRIDLQEPVTLKTDDFASLQTAWAEFARRCDKPVPNAAAIAIAGPVTGETVRMTNNSWVLHTGALDEQLRLEKVTVINDFAAVSHAVARAPEDAFIHLTGPETPLPDRGTISVIGPGTGLGVAHFHRFATGYHVQATEGGHVDFPPIDHIDDLILQRLRQQHRRVSVERVVSGPGIVAIYEALAALEKRAVPEMEDRRIWQLGIDREDALATAAVDRFCLSLGGVAGDFALGHGASAVVIAGGLGYRLRERLPRSGFAGRFRFKGRYEQFMSSLPVKLIVHPQPGLFGAAAAFAHEHLGAA; encoded by the coding sequence GTGACGGATCTCGTCGCCCTCGATATCGGCGGGACTCATGCCCGCTTCGCCCTGGCGAGCGTGACTTCGGATGGAAGGATCGACCTGCAGGAACCGGTCACGCTGAAGACCGATGATTTCGCCAGCCTGCAAACCGCGTGGGCAGAATTCGCCCGCCGCTGCGACAAGCCGGTTCCCAATGCGGCGGCAATCGCCATTGCGGGGCCCGTGACCGGCGAAACCGTGCGCATGACCAATAATAGCTGGGTCTTGCACACGGGCGCGCTGGATGAACAATTGCGGCTCGAAAAAGTCACCGTCATCAATGATTTCGCTGCGGTTTCCCACGCTGTGGCGCGGGCGCCGGAAGATGCCTTCATCCACCTGACCGGCCCCGAAACGCCCCTGCCCGACAGGGGTACGATCAGCGTGATCGGCCCCGGCACCGGGCTGGGCGTCGCCCATTTCCACCGCTTCGCCACCGGATATCACGTACAGGCGACCGAAGGTGGCCATGTCGATTTTCCGCCCATCGACCATATCGACGATCTGATCCTGCAGCGCCTGCGCCAGCAGCATCGCCGCGTTTCGGTGGAACGGGTCGTCTCCGGCCCCGGCATCGTCGCCATTTACGAAGCGCTGGCCGCGCTGGAAAAGCGCGCCGTGCCGGAAATGGAAGATCGCCGCATCTGGCAGCTCGGCATTGACCGGGAAGATGCGCTGGCCACGGCGGCGGTGGACCGTTTCTGCCTTTCACTGGGCGGCGTGGCCGGGGATTTCGCCCTCGGCCATGGTGCAAGTGCAGTCGTGATTGCGGGCGGGCTCGGCTATCGCCTGCGCGAACGCCTGCCGCGATCCGGTTTTGCCGGCCGCTTCCGTTTCAAGGGCCGTTACGAACAATTTATGTCCAGCCTTCCGGTGAAGCTGATCGTCCATCCGCAACCCGGCCTGTTCGGCGCCGCGGCCGCCTTCGCCCACGAACATCTCGGAGCAGCCTGA
- the eda gene encoding bifunctional 4-hydroxy-2-oxoglutarate aldolase/2-dehydro-3-deoxy-phosphogluconate aldolase translates to MNAIGDIMRTAPVIPVLVIDDAAHALPLAEALVAGGLRVLEVTLRTPAALDAIREMKQVEGAIVGAGTVTNAAELEQALAAGSEFIVSPGLTEPLGKAALEAGVPFLPGTATAGDIMRGLDLGLTHFKFFPAMAAGGIPALKALAAPFGQCRFCPTGGISAATAPDWLALDPVLCVGGSWIAPRGKPNRSEIEKLAREAAGLTT, encoded by the coding sequence ATGAATGCAATCGGTGACATCATGCGCACCGCCCCCGTCATCCCCGTTCTGGTGATCGACGATGCGGCCCATGCCCTGCCCCTGGCCGAAGCGCTGGTTGCAGGCGGATTGCGCGTGCTGGAAGTGACGTTGCGCACCCCGGCGGCACTGGATGCGATCCGTGAAATGAAGCAGGTGGAAGGTGCGATCGTCGGTGCAGGCACAGTCACCAATGCGGCAGAGCTGGAGCAGGCGCTGGCTGCGGGCAGCGAATTCATCGTCTCTCCGGGCCTGACGGAACCGCTGGGCAAGGCCGCACTGGAAGCGGGCGTACCTTTCCTGCCCGGCACGGCCACTGCGGGCGATATAATGCGCGGGCTGGATCTGGGCCTGACCCATTTCAAATTCTTCCCGGCCATGGCGGCGGGCGGCATTCCAGCGCTGAAGGCGCTGGCCGCGCCGTTCGGCCAGTGCCGATTCTGCCCGACCGGCGGCATTTCCGCCGCAACGGCGCCGGACTGGCTGGCGCTCGATCCCGTGCTCTGCGTGGGTGGAAGCTGGATCGCCCCCAGGGGCAAGCCGAACAGATCCGAGATCGAGAAACTGGCCCGAGAGGCAGCGGGGCTCACCACGTGA
- a CDS encoding phosphoenolpyruvate carboxylase has product MKTVSELTERLQSLHKRTEETPLFNPVFQLSLDLSRLLESGEMTLFDCDRLIAELECDALAARAERLRNLVAPVTPSANDAALRHDFAEDDFAAFRKRWESPQLHAVFTAHPTFLLSPNQTEAVAKAASSDDAIDESVCTATSERPQITLSHEHAEAMKAIANAQDARDRIVSQVLTHAQQEWPQEWSDLAPLPFRFASWVGYDMDGRTDITWANSIGFRLAEKAQRLGRYVATLEEIDANHPLLRELQPAAAYAADRAHDFAADLSDPAALSVAANRLTANDPRQVLSLKRHIDALETEAKDCGGERGVRLKTLAAAMRADGLGMGWIHFRVNSKQLHNAIRRRLDPDSQIDLSSKGAIVHLRKAIEQVEPLKSNFAALAIESSTAIRQFLAMAQILQHVDADTPIRMLIAECEEPATVLAALYFAKLFGIQDKVDISPLFETENALEHGGRFLDALLEEDIYRDYARQRGRVAIQTGFSDAGRFVGQIPASLAIERLQGRLARAMEQNGLTDVAALIFDTHGESMGRGAHPTSFADRLAWPLSPWSRRRFVRAGIRLEPEVSFQGGDGYLFFDTPELALATLTRIAQIRPAETDPDAPKDPFYRRTDLSLDFYRAIRDHQRDHLESRTYSRAITAFGLGMLNSTGSRVSRRQSDLSADREMSLRQIRAIPHNAILQQLGYPVNVIAGIGSAADGNYEDLAALLRESERGRQLIRLARAANALASVKTVAAYGELFNSAYWASRPYRGTESHLTAPCGALAEYLIKDDRIGVFRRLASRLRVDALKLHRLLAMVPNENPLEDRENVRRAIGVSQALRLALFQHMFIRAVSIPLFSRANDISREDVLEMIFTLRVDDALVELRRAFPTSFPKIDDFDLTQPTDFPDRGDEGYEAIRRDFIDPIDKAHQLSLRITTTIANHFGAHG; this is encoded by the coding sequence TTGAAGACCGTCTCCGAACTCACCGAACGCCTGCAGAGCCTGCATAAACGGACGGAGGAGACGCCGCTCTTCAATCCCGTATTCCAGCTCTCCCTCGATCTTTCCCGCCTGCTGGAAAGCGGGGAGATGACGCTGTTCGATTGCGACAGGCTGATAGCGGAACTGGAATGCGATGCGCTGGCCGCGCGGGCCGAAAGACTGCGCAATCTTGTTGCCCCGGTCACGCCTTCCGCAAATGACGCGGCATTGCGGCACGATTTCGCGGAGGATGATTTTGCGGCCTTTCGCAAGCGTTGGGAAAGCCCGCAATTGCACGCCGTATTCACCGCGCATCCGACCTTCCTGCTGTCCCCGAACCAGACCGAAGCCGTGGCGAAAGCCGCCAGCAGCGACGATGCGATCGACGAAAGCGTGTGCACCGCCACATCGGAACGGCCGCAAATCACCCTGTCCCATGAACATGCGGAGGCGATGAAGGCGATCGCCAATGCGCAGGACGCGCGCGACCGGATCGTGTCGCAAGTGCTGACCCACGCGCAGCAGGAATGGCCGCAGGAATGGAGCGATCTGGCCCCCCTGCCCTTCCGCTTCGCCAGCTGGGTCGGTTACGACATGGATGGGCGGACCGATATTACCTGGGCCAATTCCATCGGTTTTCGCCTGGCTGAAAAGGCGCAGCGGCTCGGCCGCTATGTCGCCACGCTGGAAGAGATCGACGCCAATCATCCGCTGCTGCGCGAATTGCAGCCGGCAGCAGCCTATGCCGCAGACCGGGCGCATGATTTCGCCGCCGACCTGTCCGACCCGGCGGCCCTGTCAGTCGCGGCCAACCGGCTGACCGCCAATGATCCGCGGCAGGTCCTGTCGCTCAAACGCCATATCGATGCGCTGGAAACGGAAGCGAAGGATTGCGGCGGGGAACGCGGGGTCCGGCTGAAAACCCTGGCCGCAGCCATGCGTGCCGATGGGCTGGGAATGGGGTGGATCCATTTCCGCGTCAATTCCAAGCAATTGCATAATGCGATCCGCCGCCGGCTTGACCCGGACAGCCAGATCGACCTGTCGAGCAAGGGCGCCATCGTCCATCTGCGCAAGGCGATAGAACAGGTGGAGCCGCTGAAATCGAACTTCGCCGCGCTGGCGATCGAAAGCAGCACGGCAATCCGCCAGTTTCTGGCCATGGCGCAGATCCTGCAACACGTGGATGCCGACACCCCGATCCGCATGCTGATCGCAGAATGCGAAGAACCGGCAACCGTTCTGGCCGCGCTCTATTTCGCCAAACTCTTCGGCATTCAGGACAAGGTGGATATTTCCCCCCTGTTCGAAACGGAAAATGCGCTGGAACATGGCGGCCGTTTTCTCGATGCGCTGCTGGAGGAGGATATCTATCGCGACTATGCCCGCCAACGCGGGCGGGTAGCGATCCAGACCGGCTTTTCCGATGCCGGGCGCTTCGTCGGGCAGATCCCCGCCAGCCTTGCAATCGAACGGTTACAGGGCCGGCTGGCACGGGCAATGGAACAGAACGGGCTGACCGATGTCGCCGCGCTGATCTTCGATACGCATGGCGAAAGCATGGGCCGCGGCGCCCATCCCACCAGCTTTGCCGACCGTCTGGCCTGGCCGCTCAGCCCGTGGTCCCGGCGGCGTTTCGTGCGGGCAGGCATCAGGCTGGAACCGGAAGTCAGCTTCCAGGGCGGCGATGGCTATCTGTTCTTCGATACGCCCGAACTTGCGCTGGCCACGCTGACCCGGATCGCCCAGATTCGTCCGGCAGAAACCGATCCCGATGCGCCGAAGGATCCGTTCTATCGCCGCACCGATCTCAGCCTCGATTTCTATCGCGCGATCCGCGATCATCAGCGTGATCACCTGGAAAGCCGCACTTATAGCCGGGCGATCACCGCCTTCGGGCTGGGTATGCTCAATTCCACCGGCAGCCGGGTTTCCCGCCGCCAGTCGGATCTGTCCGCCGACCGCGAAATGAGCCTGCGGCAGATCCGCGCCATCCCGCATAATGCGATCCTGCAACAGCTCGGCTATCCGGTGAATGTGATCGCCGGGATCGGCAGCGCGGCGGATGGCAATTATGAAGACCTGGCCGCATTGCTGCGCGAAAGCGAACGTGGGCGGCAATTGATCCGCCTTGCCCGCGCGGCCAATGCGCTGGCCAGCGTGAAGACGGTTGCCGCCTATGGCGAATTGTTCAATTCCGCCTATTGGGCCAGCCGCCCCTATCGCGGCACGGAAAGCCATCTGACCGCACCCTGCGGCGCACTGGCGGAATATCTGATCAAGGATGACCGGATCGGCGTGTTCCGCCGCCTTGCGTCCCGCCTGCGGGTGGATGCGCTGAAACTGCACCGCCTGCTGGCGATGGTGCCCAATGAAAACCCGCTGGAAGACCGGGAGAATGTGCGCCGGGCCATCGGTGTAAGCCAGGCACTGCGCCTGGCGCTGTTCCAGCACATGTTCATCCGGGCCGTTTCCATCCCGCTCTTCAGCCGGGCGAACGATATTTCTCGCGAAGACGTGCTGGAAATGATCTTCACCCTGCGCGTGGACGATGCGCTGGTTGAACTACGCCGGGCCTTCCCCACCAGCTTTCCCAAGATCGACGATTTCGACCTTACGCAGCCGACCGATTTCCCGGATCGCGGGGATGAAGGTTACGAGGCGATACGCCGCGATTTCATCGATCCGATCGACAAGGCGCACCAGCTTTCCCTGCGCATCACCACCACCATCGCCAATCATTTCGGCGCCCATGGATAG
- a CDS encoding L,D-transpeptidase family protein translates to MEFFNIAPHMPPMTKAGSIFGARAMLALAAAALLAACSSEAEEAPSAADPNAWFAGEEALADNRDIVDAQPNAETAPAPADEQQAQPKADSPFIIKRILPIEGPIKYGEWHWDDEGVPEGPLVMTVDLEARVLSVFRDGYEIGAAAVLLGTPEHPTPTGTFPILSKERHNVSEKYGNAPMPWTLRLTWDGVAIHGGSEVENGYASHGCIGAPDDFVSRLYAIASKGDRVIITRGVAAGIGTPLSS, encoded by the coding sequence ATGGAATTCTTCAATATCGCGCCACATATGCCGCCGATGACCAAGGCAGGATCAATCTTCGGCGCCCGCGCCATGCTGGCTTTGGCGGCCGCCGCTCTGCTGGCCGCCTGCTCCTCCGAAGCGGAAGAAGCGCCTTCCGCCGCTGATCCCAATGCGTGGTTCGCCGGAGAGGAAGCACTGGCCGATAACCGCGATATCGTGGATGCCCAGCCCAACGCCGAAACGGCCCCCGCACCTGCTGACGAACAGCAGGCCCAGCCGAAAGCGGACAGCCCCTTCATCATCAAGCGCATCCTGCCGATCGAAGGTCCGATCAAATATGGCGAATGGCATTGGGACGATGAAGGCGTGCCCGAAGGCCCGCTGGTGATGACAGTCGATCTCGAAGCCCGCGTTCTTTCCGTCTTCCGCGATGGTTACGAAATCGGCGCGGCAGCGGTTCTGCTGGGCACGCCGGAACATCCGACCCCCACCGGAACTTTCCCGATCCTGTCCAAGGAACGGCACAATGTGTCGGAGAAATACGGCAATGCACCCATGCCGTGGACCCTCCGTCTAACATGGGATGGCGTTGCCATCCATGGCGGGTCGGAAGTGGAAAATGGCTATGCCAGCCATGGCTGCATCGGCGCTCCGGATGATTTCGTCTCCCGCCTCTACGCCATTGCCAGCAAGGGCGACCGGGTGATCATCACACGCGGCGTCGCTGCCGGTATCGGCACGCCGCTTTCCAGCTGA